GCGGCCAGAATCCGAAAGAAGCTCAGCTGGGCCGATATCGCAAACCATCTCGACGCGCCACTGGTGTGGTGCGTGGCGGCGCTGCTCGGCCAGCATCCGGTGACCGCCGCCCAGGCGCAGAAGGTGTGCGCCCTGCTGGACCTCGACGACGCCGTTGCCGAGAGTCTGCAATTGCAGCCGGCTCGCGGCATCGACCCCGCGATGCTGTCCGATCCCACGATCTACCGGTTCCACGAGGCGCTCAACGTGTACGGGCCGGCGATCAAAGAACTCATCCACGAAGAGTTCGG
This region of Mycolicibacterium goodii genomic DNA includes:
- the cynS gene encoding cyanase translates to MTPIMPKADAAELVVAARIRKKLSWADIANHLDAPLVWCVAALLGQHPVTAAQAQKVCALLDLDDAVAESLQLQPARGIDPAMLSDPTIYRFHEALNVYGPAIKELIHEEFGDGIMSAINFKVDIHRRPDPDGDRVVVTFDGKFLDYRW